The following are encoded in a window of Longimicrobiaceae bacterium genomic DNA:
- a CDS encoding alpha/beta hydrolase — MSPPTRSPEPAITLTRWELRPPGDELPVRGDVRLLAGTEPRSAVVVCHGFKGFRTWGFFPPLARALARAGYAAVTFDFSRNGVGADGVDFSALDRFRENTHTRNVDEIRLVLDALHRGGILPRAPRRTGLFGHSRGGGEAVIAAAEDPRVDALATWAAISDIPARWSPEQVEAWKRGETVEIANARTGQAMPVGPAYWRDVEMSRERLDVLRAARALSAPWLIVHGEEDETVPAAEGHALFEAAGDETELLLVEGAGHTFGAVHPYAGATPELKAATDATIEWFGRHLR, encoded by the coding sequence ATGAGCCCCCCAACTCGTAGCCCCGAGCCCGCCATCACCCTGACCCGCTGGGAGCTCCGCCCGCCGGGCGACGAGCTTCCCGTCCGGGGCGACGTGCGCCTTCTCGCGGGGACGGAGCCCCGCTCCGCGGTGGTGGTCTGCCACGGCTTCAAGGGATTCCGCACCTGGGGATTCTTCCCCCCCCTCGCCCGCGCACTGGCGCGCGCCGGCTACGCGGCCGTGACCTTCGACTTCTCGCGCAACGGGGTCGGGGCGGACGGGGTGGACTTCTCCGCGCTGGACCGCTTCCGGGAGAACACGCACACCCGCAACGTGGACGAGATCCGGCTGGTGCTGGACGCGCTCCACCGGGGCGGCATCCTCCCGCGCGCGCCGCGCCGGACGGGGCTGTTCGGCCACTCGCGCGGAGGGGGCGAGGCGGTGATCGCGGCCGCGGAGGACCCGCGCGTGGACGCGCTCGCCACCTGGGCGGCGATCTCGGACATCCCGGCGCGCTGGAGCCCGGAGCAGGTGGAGGCCTGGAAGCGCGGCGAAACGGTGGAGATCGCCAACGCGCGCACCGGGCAGGCCATGCCCGTGGGCCCGGCCTACTGGCGCGACGTGGAGATGAGCCGCGAGCGCCTGGACGTCCTCCGCGCGGCCCGTGCCCTGTCGGCGCCCTGGCTGATCGTGCACGGGGAGGAGGACGAGACGGTCCCGGCCGCGGAGGGGCACGCGCTCTTCGAGGCGGCGGGAGACGAGACGGAGCTGCTCCTCGTGGAGGGCGCGGGGCACACCTTCGGCGCCGTGCACCCGTACGCCGGGGCGACGCCGGAGCTGAAGGCGGCGACCGACGCCACGATCGAGTGGTTCGGCCGCCACCTGAGGTAG
- a CDS encoding ferredoxin, translated as MPYVIAEPCIGTKDASCVEVCPVDCIYEAEDQFYINPDECIDCGACEPECPVSAIFPDTDVPPEWSEYIEKNRVLSEK; from the coding sequence ATGCCGTACGTGATCGCCGAGCCGTGCATCGGGACCAAGGACGCGAGCTGCGTCGAGGTCTGCCCGGTGGACTGCATCTACGAGGCCGAGGACCAGTTCTACATCAACCCGGACGAGTGCATCGACTGCGGCGCCTGCGAGCCGGAGTGCCCCGTCAGCGCCATCTTCCCGGACACCGACGTACCGCCCGAGTGGTCGGAGTACATCGAGAAGAACCGCGTGCTCTCCGAGAAGTAG